In Solenopsis invicta isolate M01_SB chromosome 1, UNIL_Sinv_3.0, whole genome shotgun sequence, one genomic interval encodes:
- the LOC120359068 gene encoding uncharacterized protein LOC120359068 isoform X2: MTFVPSWQNCPLNSYYTINRILLLCIGLWPFQKSIFKHVMITIVTIIFTLGLVFQLMTFVTTEYNMDILLRVLPYVLPWLADTLKYNAFCLNIKGLRSVTERMLCDWNELTNVQEIEIIKKYADIARFITLLTTKCFLDQQKYYFLFLLLLSFAAICCFTTVIATETLIMAYAHHACGLFEIASCRIEQAFLENRVKGITSVTQRNSIICQGIINGFEMYNRAVEFIDMVQKSCKWAYSLLMPLGVLSLSVNLFNFSRLVNSKNYIEMITSFIFIIGHFGYMFFSNYLGQQMIDHSSSVFHRLYNVKWYVAPLKAQKLLLLVMQRSIRHCTIVMYGLFITSFEGIATLGNISFSYFALIFSLY; encoded by the exons ATGACCTTTGTTCCGAGTTGGCAAAATTGTCCGCTAAACAGTTACTATACAATTAATCGAATTTTGTTACTATGTATCGGTTTATGGCCGtttcaaaaatctatttttaaacatgTTATGATAACAATTGtaactataatatttacattggGCTTAGTGTTTCag CTAATGACATTCGTCACTACAGAGTACAATATGGATATTCTTCTACGTGTACTCCCGTACGTCCTCCCATGGCTAGCCGATACGTTAAAATATAATGCTTTCTGCCTAAACATAAAAGGG TTAAGAAGCGTTACGGAACGAATGCTTTGTGATTGGAATGAATTAACCAACGTGcaagaaattgaaataataaaaaaatacgcggATATTGCAAGATTTATTACATTGCTAACAACAA AATGTTTTCTGGATcagcagaaatattattttctatttttactgcTATTATCTTTTGCCGCAATATGTTGTTTTACTACGGTGATAGCTACAGAAACACTTATAATGGCATATGCACATCATGCATGTGGCTTATTTGAAATAGCCAG TTGTCGCATAGAACAAGCTTTTCTCGAAAATAGGGTAAAAGGTATTACATCTGTAACGCAAAGAAATTCGATAATATGTCAAGGAATAATCAACGGATTTGAAATGTATAACAGAGCAGTCGA GTTTATCGATATGGTACAAAAAAGTTGTAAATGGGCATATTCATTACTAATGCCATTAGGGGTGCTATCGCTGAGCGTTAATCTTTTTAAC TTTTCTCGATTAGTAAACTCCAAAAACTATATCGAGATGATTACtagttttattttcattatcggCCATTTTGGATATATGTTTTTTTCTAACTATTTAGGACAACAAATGATCGATCATAGCAGCAGTGTTTTCCACAGATT ATACAACGTGAAATGGTACGTAGCTCCGTTAAAAGCGCAAAAATTATTGCTGCTTGTAATGCAAAGAAGCATACGGCATTGTACAATCGTCATGTACGGCTTGTTTATTACGTCATTTGAAGGAATTGCCACG cttgGAAACATATCATTTTCATACTTTGCGTTAATTTTTTCCCTCTATTGA
- the LOC120359068 gene encoding uncharacterized protein LOC120359068 isoform X1, producing the protein MTFVPSWQNCPLNSYYTINRILLLCIGLWPFQKSIFKHVMITIVTIIFTLGLVFQLMTFVTTEYNMDILLRVLPYVLPWLADTLKYNAFCLNIKGLRSVTERMLCDWNELTNVQEIEIIKKYADIARFITLLTTMFVYGSIFVFILIQLLPHIFLTITSSKNDTNLRQLPVLIECFLDQQKYYFLFLLLLSFAAICCFTTVIATETLIMAYAHHACGLFEIASCRIEQAFLENRVKGITSVTQRNSIICQGIINGFEMYNRAVEFIDMVQKSCKWAYSLLMPLGVLSLSVNLFNFSRLVNSKNYIEMITSFIFIIGHFGYMFFSNYLGQQMIDHSSSVFHRLYNVKWYVAPLKAQKLLLLVMQRSIRHCTIVMYGLFITSFEGIATLGNISFSYFALIFSLY; encoded by the exons ATGACCTTTGTTCCGAGTTGGCAAAATTGTCCGCTAAACAGTTACTATACAATTAATCGAATTTTGTTACTATGTATCGGTTTATGGCCGtttcaaaaatctatttttaaacatgTTATGATAACAATTGtaactataatatttacattggGCTTAGTGTTTCag CTAATGACATTCGTCACTACAGAGTACAATATGGATATTCTTCTACGTGTACTCCCGTACGTCCTCCCATGGCTAGCCGATACGTTAAAATATAATGCTTTCTGCCTAAACATAAAAGGG TTAAGAAGCGTTACGGAACGAATGCTTTGTGATTGGAATGAATTAACCAACGTGcaagaaattgaaataataaaaaaatacgcggATATTGCAAGATTTATTACATTGCTAACAACAA TGTTCGTCTATGgaagtatttttgtttttattttgatacaGTTGCTACCACATATTTTTCTGACCATTACATCTAGTAAAAATGACACCAATTTACGACAACTTCCGGTCCTTATAGAATGTTTTCTGGATcagcagaaatattattttctatttttactgcTATTATCTTTTGCCGCAATATGTTGTTTTACTACGGTGATAGCTACAGAAACACTTATAATGGCATATGCACATCATGCATGTGGCTTATTTGAAATAGCCAG TTGTCGCATAGAACAAGCTTTTCTCGAAAATAGGGTAAAAGGTATTACATCTGTAACGCAAAGAAATTCGATAATATGTCAAGGAATAATCAACGGATTTGAAATGTATAACAGAGCAGTCGA GTTTATCGATATGGTACAAAAAAGTTGTAAATGGGCATATTCATTACTAATGCCATTAGGGGTGCTATCGCTGAGCGTTAATCTTTTTAAC TTTTCTCGATTAGTAAACTCCAAAAACTATATCGAGATGATTACtagttttattttcattatcggCCATTTTGGATATATGTTTTTTTCTAACTATTTAGGACAACAAATGATCGATCATAGCAGCAGTGTTTTCCACAGATT ATACAACGTGAAATGGTACGTAGCTCCGTTAAAAGCGCAAAAATTATTGCTGCTTGTAATGCAAAGAAGCATACGGCATTGTACAATCGTCATGTACGGCTTGTTTATTACGTCATTTGAAGGAATTGCCACG cttgGAAACATATCATTTTCATACTTTGCGTTAATTTTTTCCCTCTATTGA
- the LOC113003988 gene encoding uncharacterized protein LOC113003988, which produces MQHKCNMTFTSKWQNCQMNSYYTINRILLLCIGLWPFQKSISKHVMITIVTIILILGLVLQLMTFVTTEYNIDILLRVLTYTIPWLADTLKYNALCLNIKGLKSLLERMLCDWNELTNMQEIEIIKKYADIARFITLLTTLFVYGSIFVFILIQLLPHIFLTITSNKNDTNLRQLPVLIECFLDQQKYYFLLLLLLSFEAICCFTTIIATETLIMAYAHHACGLFEIASCRIEQAFLENKVKGITSVTQRNSIICQGIINGFEMYKRGVEFIDMVQKSYKWAYSLLMPLGVLSLSINLFNFSRLINSRNYIELIISFIHIVGIFGYMFFFNYLGQQIIDHSSNVFHRLYNVKWYVAPLKAQKLLLLVMQRSIRHCTIIMDGLFITSFEGFATLGNTSFSYFALIFSLF; this is translated from the exons ATGCAGCACAAATGCAATATGACATTTACATCGAAATGGCAAAATTGTCAGATGAACAGTTACTATACAATCAATCGAATTTTGTTACTATGTATCGGTTTATGGCCGTTTCAAAAATCTATTTCCAAACATGTTATGATAACAATTGTAACTATAATACTTATATTGGGCTTAGTGTTACag CTAATGACATTTGTCACTACAGAGTACAATATAGATATTCTTCTACGTGTACTCACGTACACTATCCCATGGCTAGCCGATACGTTAAAATATAATGCTCTCTGCCTAAACATAAAAGGG TTGAAAAGCCTTTTGGAACGAATGCTTTGTGATTGGAATGAATTAACCAACATGcaagaaattgaaataataaaaaaatacgcggATATTGCAAGATTTATTACATTGCTAACGACAT tGTTCGTCTATGGaagtatttttgttttcattttgaTACAGTTGCTACCACATATTTTTCTGACCATtacatctaataaaaatgacaccAATTTACGACAACTTCCGGTCCTTATAGAATGTTTTCTGGATcagcagaaatattattttttacttttactgcttttATCTTTTGAAGCAATATGTTGTTTTACTACGATAATAGCTACAGAAACACTTATTATGGCATATGCACATCATGCATGTGGCTTATTTGAAATAGCCAG TTGTCGCATAGAACAAGCTTTTCTTGAAAATAAGGTAAAAGGTATTACATCTGTAACGCAAAGAAATTCGATAATATGTCAAGGAATAATCAACGgatttgaaatgtataaaagagGAGTCGA GTTTATCGATATGgtacaaaaaagttataaatgggCATATTCATTATTAATGCCATTAGGGGTGCTATCGCTGAGCATTAATCTTTTTAAC TTTTCTCGATTAATAAACTCCAGAAACTATATCGAGCTGATTATtagttttatacatattgttggCATTTTTGGATATATGTTCTTTTTCAACTATTTAGGACAACAAATAATCGATCATAGCAGCAATGTTTTCCACAGATT ATACAACGTGAAATGGTACGTAGCTCCGTTGAAAGCGCAAAAATTATTGCTGCTTGTAATGCAAAGAAGCATACGACATTGTACAATCATCATGGACGGCTTGTTTATTACGTCATTCGAAGGATTTGCCACG cttgGAAACACGTCATTTTCATACTTTGCGCtgattttttcccttttttga